ACAGTATTTACAGAAAAATAAAGAAACAGAGAATTCCTTTAGAGAAAATTTATGACTTACTTGCTCTGCGGGTAATTGCAGAAAGCCGCGAAGAATGCTATATGATATTAGGTGCAGTACATAATAACTGGATACCGATTGAAGGCAGATTCCGAGACTGGATTACATTCCCAAAAGCAAATGGATACCGTTCAATTCAGACTACAGTTTCAACCCGTAGCGGCGATAAGTATGAAATACAAATTCGCACAGAAGAAATGCACCATGAAGCTGAATATGGCTCATCAGCCCACTGGGCTTATAAGCAAGGAGCTGAAATCAAAAAAAATGATTGGATATCCCGTCTGAGGGAATTTCTCGAAAATGATGAATATTTCGATAATCCTTTTGCTGTTTTTGATAAGCTCAAAAATGAGATGAAACGTGATTATATCAATGTTCTTACACCAAAAGGCGAAATCCGCTCTCTGCCGGAAGGCTCTACTCCGCTTGATTATGCTTTTGCAGTTCATACTGATTTAGGCTACAAAACAACAGGTGCCCGTGTAAACGGCAAGTTTGTCAGTGTAAAAACTGAGCTTAAAAGCGGCGATGTAATTGAAATTATAAGTTCAAATAATGCTACTCCGTCGCGCGATTGGCTGAATATTGTCAAAACCAACAGAGCAAGGTCTAAAGTTCTACGCTGGTTTAAGAAAAACGAACAGGATTTATTAATCGCTGATGGTAAAAATACCTGGGAAAAGCTTAAATCAAAGCACCGGCGTAAATTAATCGGATTTGAAGACGAGCAGAAATTTAAGAGTAATCTTGCAAAAATCGGCTACAAGTCTCTTGATGACTACTACTATAGCATTGCAACCGGTGGAGTGAAATGTACACTTTTCCAACTTAAAAAACTCTATCCTGATGCTTTCAGAAAGCAGGAATATATCAGAAGAGGATCGTCCGGCACCGGATTTAAAGAACAGAAACCGCAAATCCGTGTGGAAGGACTTGAAAATATCGAGGTTAAGCTTGCTAAATGTTGCTCACCTATAAAAGGTGAAGCGATAATTGCATATATTACCAAAAAATCGGAATTGAAAATTCATTCGAAAAATTGCTTCTACATACAATCGCATGAATTTGAACCCGAAAACTTCAAAAATGCCGAATGGCTCGTCGGTGAGTTTATTCAAATTGTAAATCTCAAAATTTTCGGAGACAGCTACAGTAAAATTCTATCGCTTGTTGTAGATACTGCAGATAGTCTCAAAGTTAAAATCCTCGACACTAAAAAACTTTCTAAAGGAAATGTCGAAGGGCTGAATCTGGAAATTGAAATTAAAGAAATTGAACAATTAAATAATTTTAAAAACAAGCTGAAAAATTCAAAATTTGTGGAATCAATCAAGAATTAATTTTTCCACAATGAAAAAACTAATAAAATAATATATTATTAAAAAAGTATATACTTATTGTATTGTAACTTTT
This window of the Ignavibacteriota bacterium genome carries:
- a CDS encoding bifunctional (p)ppGpp synthetase/guanosine-3',5'-bis(diphosphate) 3'-pyrophosphohydrolase codes for the protein MTENILDKLEKTAKNIYDTSTASFCNEIAIEIHNLKFDEESIAAAYFIKANTKDAAIRTILTKSFGEGLIPKIELLQRLGSISFPETQKNISGLRKLFIELTDDVRIIFIKLAERLVNLKHADKVKHDDILQLSEEALYFYSPIAQQLGIRKFYTELEDIAFKNLYEDDFNYLEKMIESHRNLFNTKINTMKLELQKVLNKYKINFRFQARVKRPYSIYRKIKKQRIPLEKIYDLLALRVIAESREECYMILGAVHNNWIPIEGRFRDWITFPKANGYRSIQTTVSTRSGDKYEIQIRTEEMHHEAEYGSSAHWAYKQGAEIKKNDWISRLREFLENDEYFDNPFAVFDKLKNEMKRDYINVLTPKGEIRSLPEGSTPLDYAFAVHTDLGYKTTGARVNGKFVSVKTELKSGDVIEIISSNNATPSRDWLNIVKTNRARSKVLRWFKKNEQDLLIADGKNTWEKLKSKHRRKLIGFEDEQKFKSNLAKIGYKSLDDYYYSIATGGVKCTLFQLKKLYPDAFRKQEYIRRGSSGTGFKEQKPQIRVEGLENIEVKLAKCCSPIKGEAIIAYITKKSELKIHSKNCFYIQSHEFEPENFKNAEWLVGEFIQIVNLKIFGDSYSKILSLVVDTADSLKVKILDTKKLSKGNVEGLNLEIEIKEIEQLNNFKNKLKNSKFVESIKN